The following is a genomic window from uncultured Draconibacterium sp..
TCTAATTCCTCTTGAACAGCTTTGTTGTAAAACTCGTCTGCATTTCGTAAAATGTCGTAATAAGCTCCCCACGACTGTCCGGGATTATTCCAATCGTAGTCGTTGTGTCCGCTTGACCATCCGGTTTTTTGTGTGTGCTGCATCACTCCAGCAAGATCTCCAATACCAAGGCTAACTATATTTTGTCCCAGATTGATAACGATTGTTGGCATAAGTAGATTAAGATCGGTTACTTCCGGATCGGGATTGTTCGGATTTATGTTCAGATCATCTAAATTGTGACAGGCTCCAAATGCCAGCAACATTATTAATGAAACTGCGATAAATTTTATATTGAACTTTTTCATATTCTTAAATTTTAATTCCATTGATGGTAAATTTTCTTCGATTAAAGTGTAAAACCGATTTTAAATCCAATTGGAATTACCCAAGGATTAACATTATAACGCTCCAGCCCCTGTAAAAGTCTGCCATTATCCGGTTGGTAAGCTCGTTCGGGATCGATTCCGAATCCGGAGTCTTTTGTCCAGAAAACAATATTTCTACTGTAAACAGAAATATTAATATCTTCCATATTTAGTTTATTGGAAACACTTCTTGGAATTTTGTAGTTAAGCGAAATCTCTCTTAATTTGATGTAGTCGGCATCAAAAACGTTCGCCTCACCAATATCCCAAGGGTAACTTACCGAGTAAGGGAGGAAAACGGTTCCTTCATTACCAAGGTTTTCACGTTCCAAAATAAAATTACCTTCGTCATCGTAAGTTCCAATTACTCCGGGAACAAATGTTCCATCATATACTTTTGTTCCGCTCCATTGCTCAGGGAATCCTCCATATTCAGGAGTTGGCCCGCCAACTGGATACAGGCGATCTGCATATATCAATTGGTCGGCATTAGCCACTACCCAGTCGCGAAGTTCCTGGCTTGGCCCCGGATTATTTGGGTCGTACACGCCCGGATAAACCAGGTGCTCAAACCAGTGGTTTGTGGCCATATCTTCAGTTAAATAGCGGTAGGTTTGCGATACATATTGTCCTCCATGTCTCCAGTCGAATGTCATGTTCAACGAAAAGTTCTTCCAGGAAAGCGACGTTTGCAGTCCCATAATAAAATCTGGATTTACATTTCCGATTTTGGAATAACTTGAAGCTGCTTCCCATTCAGTATCGGTTGCTGCATCAGAAAGTAATGGATACCCATAATATGGTGAGTTCTTATCGGTTACCCGTTTAATCTTTCGCGAATACAAGTTACCTACAACACCATCGCTAATTTCTTGGTTGCCAAATTGGTCGGTTGCCACAAGTTGTCCTTTGGCATAACCAACGCTTCTAACACGTGCCTGATCCCAAAGAGTTACAAACGGAATTCCATCTGCCAGTTCTATTATTCGGGTCACATTTTTTGTGAAGTTCAATGTGAAGTCCCAGGTCCAGTCTGTGGTTTTGATTGGTGTTCCACCAAGCATCAATTCAACTCCTCTACTTTGTACTAAGCCTGCGTTAATAATTGTACCGTTAAATCCGGTTGAAGTTGGAAGGGAAACATCAAAAATCATGTCTTTGTTATCCAGCGTATAGTAGGTTCCGTCAAATCTCAATCTGTCTTTCCATAGTCTGACTTCAATTCCGTATTCCTGAGAAACCTGTATCTCAGGTTTTAGGTTTGGATTAAGCAGAGATCCTGGTTTATAAAGCCGGATTGCATCATCCCATTGCTCTGATGTTCCATAGGTTTGCAATAATCGGTAGGGAGAAGTATCGTTACCGGTTTGAGCTACACCACCACGAAGTTTGAATAGATCCACAGCACTACCCATTTGAACGAGTTCATTTAATAAGATACTTAACGACGCAGAAGGATAGAAATAGGAGCGGTTGGCTTTTGGCAGGGTACTAGACCAATCGTTACGGGCTGTTAAATCAAGAAAAATCGTTTCTTTCCAGCTAAGGTTTGCCATACCATACATACTGTTAACACCTAATTCATACCTTGATGAACTATAGTTTAAGTTTGCAGTAGGAATATTGCTGAGCGTAAAAAGATTAGGAACTGTTAACCCTGCCTTGTTTTTTGAAGAGTTACTAACGGATGAGCCTTTTGCATACCGGGTATTGCCTCCAACTGAAAAACTCCATGAAAATATATCTGATTTGTCGTTGTAGGTGAAAAGTCCATCGATATTACGTTCCAGACTGTTACTATTTGAGATACCATAAGCCCCGTTATTGGGTTCATCGGAATAGCCAAGTCCTATTTTTGATTCACGAACCTCGTCTGATTTGTTTAGGGTCATTCGTCCCATAAGGCTAAATTTGGGTGATATCTCTAATGTTGCCATCACGTTCCCGAA
Proteins encoded in this region:
- a CDS encoding SusC/RagA family TonB-linked outer membrane protein, whose amino-acid sequence is MKSNTIHKNKMGWFYTVFISMSLLLNLFSLNSSAQDIVNVKGTVVASTDQTPLPGVSITIKGSNEGTATDSDGNFAINVSNDAVLVFSFIGFKVQEVPIAGKSTLNIVMEENVEAIDEVVITALGIKREEKSLGYSVSKVEGPEFTRVAQESFLNSMSGKIAGVTVNQTGGPGSTTSIIIRGAKSLSNDNQPLYVVDGVPMQSGLNNIGGFGAGNPVDYGNSISDLDPESIESVSVLKGPSATALYGSRAGNGVIIITTKKASGEGMRISVTSNTTFDIPSRFLNVQKQFATGYFSYRPEDVGGSYLPPVLDQTGIGPELDKGYWAVQWNSPRDANGAQIPTELVSYKNNVKNFLNDYAYTTTNGVSVSNTSSSINYRLGYTNMTHEGLIPNSDLKKNNLSLSASSKMKEKLTISTDINFVNSFADNRPAGNRGANPLQWAYFTPPYININDLRDYDLGQGNTIKKMIEDSENPWMLAYDVNNSFNRYQLFGNVMATLEISPKFSLMGRMTLNKSDEVRESKIGLGYSDEPNNGAYGISNSNSLERNIDGLFTYNDKSDIFSWSFSVGGNTRYAKGSSVSNSSKNKAGLTVPNLFTLSNIPTANLNYSSSRYELGVNSMYGMANLSWKETIFLDLTARNDWSSTLPKANRSYFYPSASLSILLNELVQMGSAVDLFKLRGGVAQTGNDTSPYRLLQTYGTSEQWDDAIRLYKPGSLLNPNLKPEIQVSQEYGIEVRLWKDRLRFDGTYYTLDNKDMIFDVSLPTSTGFNGTIINAGLVQSRGVELMLGGTPIKTTDWTWDFTLNFTKNVTRIIELADGIPFVTLWDQARVRSVGYAKGQLVATDQFGNQEISDGVVGNLYSRKIKRVTDKNSPYYGYPLLSDAATDTEWEAASSYSKIGNVNPDFIMGLQTSLSWKNFSLNMTFDWRHGGQYVSQTYRYLTEDMATNHWFEHLVYPGVYDPNNPGPSQELRDWVVANADQLIYADRLYPVGGPTPEYGGFPEQWSGTKVYDGTFVPGVIGTYDDEGNFILERENLGNEGTVFLPYSVSYPWDIGEANVFDADYIKLREISLNYKIPRSVSNKLNMEDINISVYSRNIVFWTKDSGFGIDPERAYQPDNGRLLQGLERYNVNPWVIPIGFKIGFTL